In Spirosoma aureum, a single genomic region encodes these proteins:
- a CDS encoding Ig-like domain-containing domain, giving the protein MTLRHFIVFFLLSLPILLQNCAQVAQPPGGKKDTLSPKLVSSMPTARQLNYTGKTVELEFDEYVNVENIQQKVTVTPQDSNTFVVKALPKGLRLNFNRPLQPNTTYTINFSDGIKDITERNIAKDAKIVFSTGPVIDSLYLGGTVLDDESRLPILNFVIGLFAPTDTLPINRKRPAYYARTDSNGVYRIENVKAGQYKVYGFDDKDLNLVNNTPGERVAFRDSLVNLNRNYTDINMVAFRGSSKPRISRRERTDETLGLELSSGIASYKLRFGKMVSTTVVSTSAASTTAASTTAASTSAVSTTAASTTATTGVSTSAVSSTATSATAVPTSMSFVPSTDTLVSFLESPKMIRLFRPANRAANDTINLIIMAQDSVGNITELRERIYFSPIKSRAKDRKPLTVQVAPPASEPIDNNLDFSIKFSKPILRFSTDLIVIGPDSTKPFKFTPEELAWSNSFSQLVIKRKTNLKDTLLFRLLKGAFISVQGDTLARYNGRYKIADEDSYGLIAGRINPATVGGANKNFIVELLDDKYTVIRSSYGTTNYSFPRLKPGRYRVRLIIDANGNRRRDIGNVQKGIQPETIIYHPGAEEGGIIPLKQNFELTDIDF; this is encoded by the coding sequence ATGACGCTTCGCCATTTTATAGTATTTTTTTTACTGTCACTTCCCATTCTGCTTCAAAATTGCGCCCAGGTTGCTCAGCCGCCCGGTGGCAAGAAAGACACCCTGTCGCCCAAACTGGTGAGCAGCATGCCAACGGCCCGACAGTTGAACTATACCGGCAAGACAGTTGAACTGGAATTCGACGAGTACGTCAATGTCGAAAATATTCAGCAAAAGGTCACCGTTACACCCCAGGATAGCAATACGTTTGTTGTAAAAGCCCTGCCAAAAGGCCTGCGGCTGAATTTTAACCGGCCACTGCAACCGAATACCACCTATACCATTAACTTTTCTGACGGCATAAAGGATATTACAGAGCGCAATATTGCTAAAGATGCCAAGATTGTGTTTAGCACCGGCCCTGTTATCGATTCACTTTATTTGGGCGGTACTGTTCTGGATGACGAAAGCCGTCTGCCTATCCTCAACTTCGTAATCGGCCTGTTTGCACCGACCGATACGCTCCCTATCAACCGGAAGCGTCCCGCCTATTACGCCCGAACCGATAGCAATGGCGTTTATCGCATTGAAAACGTGAAAGCAGGCCAGTATAAAGTGTATGGATTCGACGACAAGGATTTGAATCTGGTTAACAACACACCGGGCGAACGGGTGGCCTTCCGCGACAGTCTTGTGAATCTCAACCGCAATTATACCGATATAAACATGGTAGCTTTCCGGGGATCGTCCAAGCCTCGAATCAGCCGACGCGAGCGCACCGACGAAACGTTGGGTCTGGAACTTAGCAGCGGCATTGCCAGCTATAAACTACGTTTTGGTAAAATGGTCTCCACCACAGTCGTATCTACATCGGCGGCTTCCACGACGGCTGCTTCCACGACGGCTGCTTCCACATCGGCTGTTTCCACGACGGCCGCTTCCACGACAGCGACGACAGGTGTATCAACCTCAGCGGTCTCTTCAACAGCAACATCGGCAACAGCTGTTCCAACCTCAATGTCGTTTGTACCGTCGACCGATACGCTGGTGTCATTTTTAGAAAGTCCCAAGATGATCCGGCTTTTTCGGCCAGCAAACCGGGCGGCTAACGATACGATCAATTTGATCATTATGGCTCAGGATTCGGTCGGCAATATTACGGAACTCAGGGAGCGCATTTATTTTTCGCCCATCAAATCGCGGGCAAAAGACCGGAAACCCCTGACCGTTCAGGTGGCACCACCGGCCAGTGAACCGATTGATAACAATCTGGATTTCTCTATCAAATTCTCCAAACCCATTCTCCGCTTCAGCACCGATCTTATCGTCATTGGCCCCGACAGTACAAAACCCTTTAAGTTTACACCAGAAGAGCTGGCCTGGAGTAATAGTTTCAGTCAACTAGTCATAAAACGAAAAACGAATCTTAAAGACACACTGCTCTTCAGGCTACTAAAAGGGGCATTTATCAGTGTTCAGGGCGATACGCTGGCCCGGTACAATGGTCGGTATAAAATTGCGGATGAAGACAGCTACGGCCTGATCGCTGGTCGGATCAACCCAGCAACTGTCGGCGGGGCCAATAAGAACTTTATTGTTGAGCTACTTGACGATAAATATACGGTTATCCGATCCTCTTACGGAACAACAAACTACAGTTTTCCCCGGCTTAAACCAGGCCGCTACCGGGTCCGCCTGATCATCGACGCCAATGGAAACCGAAGGCGTGACATTGGCAATGTGCAGAAGGGTATTCAGCCCGAAACCATTATTTATCATCCCGGTGCCGAAGAAGGAGGTATTATTCCACTCAAGCAGAATTTTGAGCTAACCGACATCGATTTTTGA